One window from the genome of Leptospira ryugenii encodes:
- a CDS encoding alpha/beta hydrolase, which yields MKQIKWLTLFVFILILSQCRQTAGEIINQRTKEPFDDTKNLIVNFVTTRRVIANSAPACDSNYFGFLTDINPHYGDCTINIPAKHSVGDITWNNTADRNLYFQLLGKKDKQEDEFFQQLKASSSEELLLFVHGFNVNFDEAVIRAGQIRYDLKFLGEVVVYSWPAGAEAGVINTLMMKSTYESNFQEAKLNREHFNRFLNQLQGIKKRVHLIVHSMGHQVVLPSLAKQADEGKSKIIAELILNAPDFDKEDFSKISSKLRTVSERVTLYCSPGDNALIASQKVNGGNRAGMCFKFEGIDVINVNEVDSPVLGIGGLGHGYYSSRPILSDIYQVILGVDVNKRLFIRKSGQNNGENWVLRR from the coding sequence ATGAAACAAATCAAATGGCTCACTCTTTTTGTTTTTATCCTCATCCTTTCCCAGTGCCGCCAAACGGCAGGTGAAATCATCAACCAAAGAACAAAAGAACCATTCGATGATACCAAAAATCTCATCGTAAACTTTGTCACCACAAGAAGGGTGATCGCAAATTCCGCACCAGCTTGTGATTCAAATTATTTTGGATTTTTAACCGATATCAACCCTCACTACGGAGATTGTACAATCAATATCCCCGCAAAGCATTCGGTAGGAGATATAACTTGGAACAATACCGCCGACCGAAATCTTTACTTCCAACTTTTGGGTAAAAAAGATAAACAAGAAGATGAGTTCTTCCAACAACTAAAAGCGAGTTCTTCCGAAGAACTTTTACTCTTTGTCCATGGATTCAATGTCAATTTCGATGAAGCCGTCATCCGAGCTGGCCAAATCCGCTATGATCTCAAATTCCTAGGTGAAGTTGTGGTCTACTCTTGGCCTGCAGGGGCGGAGGCAGGTGTCATCAATACCCTGATGATGAAATCTACCTATGAGTCCAATTTTCAAGAGGCAAAACTCAATAGAGAGCATTTCAATCGCTTTTTAAATCAATTGCAGGGCATAAAAAAGAGAGTCCACCTCATCGTCCATAGCATGGGACACCAAGTTGTGCTCCCTTCCTTAGCCAAACAAGCAGACGAAGGCAAATCAAAAATCATAGCAGAATTAATTTTAAACGCTCCCGATTTTGACAAAGAGGATTTTTCAAAAATCAGTTCTAAGTTACGTACTGTTTCGGAAAGAGTCACATTATATTGCTCACCTGGTGATAATGCACTCATTGCATCACAAAAAGTAAACGGTGGCAATAGAGCTGGCATGTGTTTTAAATTCGAGGGTATAGATGTCATCAATGTAAATGAAGTGGATAGTCCTGTGCTTGGCATTGGTGGATTAGGCCACGGATATTATTCTTCTAGACCCATACTATCTGACATTTACCAGGTGATCCTAGGTGTTGACGTAAACAAACGTTTGTTCATCAGGAAGTCGGGCCAAAACAACGGAGAAAACTGGGTGCTCAGAAGATAG